The stretch of DNA CACGCCCAGCGCCTCGGCGAAGGCCTTCGCGTCGTCCAGCTCGCCGCTGGCCAGCGAGTGGGAGACCGCCGTGGCGGCGACCACCTGGAACGGCCCCAGCGACTCCACCGCGGCGGCCAGCAGGAACGCCGAGTCGGCCCCGCCGGAGAAGGCCACCAGCACCGAGCCGAGATCGTCCAGCCGGCGGCGCAGGTCGACCAGCCGCCGCTGCAGAACGAACTCGTCCAGCCACTCGGGGAAGCCGCTGAGGTCCTCGAGGACGACGGTGGCGCCGGCCGCGCGCAGCTCGTCGGCGTCCACCGGGCCGGTCGCCACGCCCACTCCGACTACGCCCGCGGAGACGGCGGCACGCATGTCCGCCGCGTGGTCGCCCACGTAGACGGCGGCCGCGTGCTCGACCAGTGCGGCCGCCTTGCCGTCGCCCCAGCGCCAGCCGACCACGGCGTCCGGGCGCAGCTCGAGGTGGTCCAGGTGCAGCCGGGCGTTCGGCTCGTACTTGGCGGTGATCACGACGGAGCGGCCGGTGTGCCGGTGCACGGCGGCCAGCGCCTCGGCGGCGCCGGGCAGCGCGGGGGTCGGCTCGACGGCCAGGTCGGGGTAGAGCTCCCGGAACCGGTCGGCCATGGGGGCGACCCGGTCGGCCGGGAACCAGCGGGCCAGCTCCTCGTCCAGCGGGGGGCCGAGCCGGGTGACGACCGCGTCGGCGTCGATGGGCGCCCCCGTCTCGGCCGCCAAGGCGGTGAAGACGGCGTGGATGCCGGGGCGGCTGTCGATCAGCGTCATGTCGAGGTCGAACCCGACGACGAGGGGCTCGACCGGGCCCGACGACGGCTGCTCGCTCAACTGGTGCATCCGGGAAGCGTAATGTCTGGCGCCGCGGGCGGCCCGCCGTCCGGTGCGGCGCCGTCCCACGTGGTCACCGTCCATCGCCTAGGCTCGCTCGGATGGGCAGCCAGCCGCGCAGCTTCGCGGAGGCGCTGCGGGCCTCGTCCGACGACGACCTCGCCGCGCTGGTGACCGCGCGCCCGGACCTGCTCAACCCGGTGCCCGCCGACCTGGCCCAGCTGGCCGCGCGGGCGTCGTCCGGCCCGTCGGTGGCCAGGGCGCTGGACCACCTGGACCGGTTCCACCTGCAGGTCCTCGAGGCCCTGTGCCTGGACGCCGCGCCGGCCGGTGTCACCCGGCTGGTCGCCCGGCTGCCCGGTGCGGACGCCGAGCAGGTCGATGCGGCGCTGCGGACCCTGGCCCGCTGGGGCCTGATCTGGGCGGACGGTACGCCGGACGGCGCCGTCCATCCGCTGACCGCCGTCCGCGACGCCCTCGGCGCCAGCGCGGGCGGGCTCGGACCGCCGCTGGACGTGCTGCTCGCCGCGCAGCCGGCCGCCCGGCTGCAGACCTTGACCGAGGACCTCGGCCTGCCCACGGGCACCACCCTGGCGGAGACCCTGGCCGGGCTCGACGCGCACCTCAGCGACCCGGCCACCCTCGACGCCGTGCTGGCCGACGCACCGGCGGCCGCGGCCGAGGTCCTCGATCACCTGTTGTGGGGCACCGCGTACGGCTCGGTCCCCAACGCCGACCGGCCGGTGCGGGTGGCCTCGGCGGTGTCCCCGCTCGAGTGGCTGCTGGCCCGCGGCCTGCTGCTGCCCACCGACCGCGGCACGGTCGCGCTCCCCCGCGAGGTCGCGCTGCACCTGCGCGGCGGGCGCGCCTTCGACCGGGCACAGACGGCCGCGCCGGAGCCCCTCACGGCCGCGGCCCACGACCTGGCTCAGGTGGACCGCACCGCGGGCGCCCAGGCGTTCGGCTTCGTCCGCGCCGTCGAGAGCCTGCTCGACGCCTGGGGGGTGGACCCGCCCCCGGTGCTGCGCGCCGGGGGGCTCGGCGTCCGCGAGCTGCGCCGGGCGGCCACCGTGCTGGACGGCGATGAGCCGCTCGCCGCCCTCGTGGTCGAGACCGCCTACGCCACCGGGCTGCTCGGCCCCAGCTCGGACGCCGACCCGGTGTGGCTGCCCACCCCCGCCTACGACCTGTGGC from Actinomycetes bacterium encodes:
- the larE gene encoding ATP-dependent sacrificial sulfur transferase LarE codes for the protein MHQLSEQPSSGPVEPLVVGFDLDMTLIDSRPGIHAVFTALAAETGAPIDADAVVTRLGPPLDEELARWFPADRVAPMADRFRELYPDLAVEPTPALPGAAEALAAVHRHTGRSVVITAKYEPNARLHLDHLELRPDAVVGWRWGDGKAAALVEHAAAVYVGDHAADMRAAVSAGVVGVGVATGPVDADELRAAGATVVLEDLSGFPEWLDEFVLQRRLVDLRRRLDDLGSVLVAFSGGADSAFLLAAAVESLGPFQVVAATAVSHSLASGELDDAKAFAEALGVRHLSPRTYELARDGYRANGGDRCYFCKAELIEVLRPVAASLSIKHIVTGTNADDVVAGFRPGIRAAAERGALTPLLDAGLTKAQVREASRRMGLPTWDKPAAACLSSRIAFGLEISRDRLERVDRAEAGVRAALKDAGIEVRNLRVRDLGDHARLEVDPDVVEWVALCEEASDAVLAAGFASVELDERGFRSGSLNEQLVEPERYR
- a CDS encoding helicase-associated domain-containing protein — encoded protein: MGSQPRSFAEALRASSDDDLAALVTARPDLLNPVPADLAQLAARASSGPSVARALDHLDRFHLQVLEALCLDAAPAGVTRLVARLPGADAEQVDAALRTLARWGLIWADGTPDGAVHPLTAVRDALGASAGGLGPPLDVLLAAQPAARLQTLTEDLGLPTGTTLAETLAGLDAHLSDPATLDAVLADAPAAAAEVLDHLLWGTAYGSVPNADRPVRVASAVSPLEWLLARGLLLPTDRGTVALPREVALHLRGGRAFDRAQTAAPEPLTAAAHDLAQVDRTAGAQAFGFVRAVESLLDAWGVDPPPVLRAGGLGVRELRRAATVLDGDEPLAALVVETAYATGLLGPSSDADPVWLPTPAYDLWRADETTGRWVALASAWRDTTRVPALVGSRDAKDKALAALGPDLDRALAPEVRRGMLAVLSAAAPGTPVGSADLDAVLAWRRPRRPSRLRAELVAGFLRESEQLGVTGRGALSGPGRALLADDPAAVRDALGPLLPLPLDHVLLQADLTAVAPGPLVSDLAQALALMADVESTGGATVYRFSESSVRRALDAGRAAADLHAVLATHSRTPVPQPLSYLVDDVARRHGRIRVGVASAYVRCDDDAVLTELLAQRKAGELRLRRLAPTVLVAQAPVEAVLEVLRALGFAP